A stretch of Ranitomeya variabilis isolate aRanVar5 chromosome 3, aRanVar5.hap1, whole genome shotgun sequence DNA encodes these proteins:
- the NAXD gene encoding ATP-dependent (S)-NAD(P)H-hydrate dehydratase isoform X2, whose translation MASWGSLAALTVTAAAGVLAAGLLYALREAVLERSFSLRPTRPAKDMENIFQLVRNVIPPLASKKHKGQDGKIGIVGGCQEYTGAPYFAAISALKVGADLSQVFCTKDAATVIKSYSPELIVHPVLDHPNALHEIEKWLPRLHTLVIGPGLGRNDSILDTAKGIIEKAKAKGIPLVIDADGLWLIAQQPSVIQGYQRAVLTPNFMEFSRLYEAVLTEPVDTSDQHGSVLRLSQAMGNITIVQKGEWDLISDGDKVLVCNHEGSSRRCGGQGDLLAGSLGVLVHWAFLAGPEKINGQNPFVVAAFGACSLTRQCNHQAFQKYGRSMTTTDMISEVGTAFNKLFET comes from the exons TTCTAGAGAGATCGTTCTCTCTGCGTCCCACACGGCCAGCCAAGGACATGGAGAATATCTTCCAGCTGGTCAGAAATGTCATCCCCCCACTTGCATCTAAAAAGCACAAAGGTCAAGATGGAAAGATTGGCATCGTTGGAGGCTGTCAAGA ATATACCGGTGCTCCGTACTTTGCTGCAATTTCAGCACTTAAAGTG GGTGCAGATTTGTCCCAGGTATTTTGTACCAAAGATGCAGCGACTGTGATAAAGTCGTACAGTCCAGAGCTGATTGTACATCCTGTTCT TGATCATCCCAATGCATTGCATGAGATAGAAAAATGGCTTCCAAGACTACACACTCTAGTAATTGGACCGGGTTTGGGAAGAAATGATTCCATACTGGACACTGCAAAG GGTATTATTGAAAAAGCCAAGGCGAAGGGCATTCCTCTGGTTATAGATGCG GATGGACTTTGGCTGATTGCCCAACAACCTTCTGTTATTCAAGGCTATCAGAGGGCTGTCCTCACCCCAAACTTCATGGAGTTCAGTCGGCTGTATGAAGCGGTG CTCACTGAGCCTGTGGATACTAGCGATCAGCATGGAAGTGTACTCCGGCTCAGCCAAGCAATGGGCAATATTACCATTGTTCAGAAAGGAGAGTGGGATCTAATCTCCGACGGGGATAAAG TTTTAGTGTGCAATCATGAAGGTAGCAGCCGGCGCTGCGGAGGACAGGGTGATCTCTTAGCTGGTTCTCTTGGCGTCTTGGTACACTGGGCATTTCTTGCTGGACCAGAAAAAATAAATGG TCAGAATCCTTTTGTGGTGGCAGCATTCGGAGCCTGTTCTCTTACAAGGCAGTGCAATCATCAAGCGTTTCAGAAATATGGCCGTTCCATGACCACGACTGACATGATTTCGGAAGTTGGGACCGCTTTTAACAAGCTCTTTGAAACCTGA
- the NAXD gene encoding ATP-dependent (S)-NAD(P)H-hydrate dehydratase isoform X3 yields MLVARCTALVLERSFSLRPTRPAKDMENIFQLVRNVIPPLASKKHKGQDGKIGIVGGCQEYTGAPYFAAISALKVGADLSQVFCTKDAATVIKSYSPELIVHPVLDHPNALHEIEKWLPRLHTLVIGPGLGRNDSILDTAKGIIEKAKAKGIPLVIDADGLWLIAQQPSVIQGYQRAVLTPNFMEFSRLYEAVLTEPVDTSDQHGSVLRLSQAMGNITIVQKGEWDLISDGDKVLVCNHEGSSRRCGGQGDLLAGSLGVLVHWAFLAGPEKINGQNPFVVAAFGACSLTRQCNHQAFQKYGRSMTTTDMISEVGTAFNKLFET; encoded by the exons TTCTAGAGAGATCGTTCTCTCTGCGTCCCACACGGCCAGCCAAGGACATGGAGAATATCTTCCAGCTGGTCAGAAATGTCATCCCCCCACTTGCATCTAAAAAGCACAAAGGTCAAGATGGAAAGATTGGCATCGTTGGAGGCTGTCAAGA ATATACCGGTGCTCCGTACTTTGCTGCAATTTCAGCACTTAAAGTG GGTGCAGATTTGTCCCAGGTATTTTGTACCAAAGATGCAGCGACTGTGATAAAGTCGTACAGTCCAGAGCTGATTGTACATCCTGTTCT TGATCATCCCAATGCATTGCATGAGATAGAAAAATGGCTTCCAAGACTACACACTCTAGTAATTGGACCGGGTTTGGGAAGAAATGATTCCATACTGGACACTGCAAAG GGTATTATTGAAAAAGCCAAGGCGAAGGGCATTCCTCTGGTTATAGATGCG GATGGACTTTGGCTGATTGCCCAACAACCTTCTGTTATTCAAGGCTATCAGAGGGCTGTCCTCACCCCAAACTTCATGGAGTTCAGTCGGCTGTATGAAGCGGTG CTCACTGAGCCTGTGGATACTAGCGATCAGCATGGAAGTGTACTCCGGCTCAGCCAAGCAATGGGCAATATTACCATTGTTCAGAAAGGAGAGTGGGATCTAATCTCCGACGGGGATAAAG TTTTAGTGTGCAATCATGAAGGTAGCAGCCGGCGCTGCGGAGGACAGGGTGATCTCTTAGCTGGTTCTCTTGGCGTCTTGGTACACTGGGCATTTCTTGCTGGACCAGAAAAAATAAATGG TCAGAATCCTTTTGTGGTGGCAGCATTCGGAGCCTGTTCTCTTACAAGGCAGTGCAATCATCAAGCGTTTCAGAAATATGGCCGTTCCATGACCACGACTGACATGATTTCGGAAGTTGGGACCGCTTTTAACAAGCTCTTTGAAACCTGA